Proteins from a genomic interval of Alkalispirochaeta americana:
- a CDS encoding PHP domain-containing protein, with translation MMKTILAGALFIPVLFVAFPFFFRAASGPAPTGSPAEGHPLYTVPLPEDLPPRDILLHNPYQEIDWSRATPHKANLHTHTRYSDGLYSPRRMIQEYQQRGYTILAITDHNHVTWPWPDPDHTSQENYPEMIRIMGNEISDVHHLGSYFTNYNIAGRRYRPIVGRLGQRRAEITIQDVLKQIGQRQGAAVLFHPGRYSHSLEWYYDLFLEYPHLLGLEIINRNNRYPQDRYLWDSLLSALMPERPLWGFASDDAHRLGHIGYAFSVFPLEEATPRTVRSAMERGAFYTSHTTTATSAPDITHIIHDPREGTVTIRSSEEDLSLRWISLGREVHRGETLPYRDIPGIDRYVRAELHRKRSDGITFTNPFPVSSRP, from the coding sequence ATGATGAAGACGATTCTCGCGGGCGCTCTCTTTATCCCTGTTCTTTTTGTGGCATTCCCGTTCTTTTTTCGAGCCGCCTCCGGTCCCGCGCCGACAGGATCCCCTGCAGAAGGGCACCCCCTGTATACCGTTCCGCTCCCGGAAGATCTTCCGCCCCGGGATATCCTTCTCCACAACCCCTATCAGGAAATCGACTGGTCCAGAGCAACTCCCCACAAGGCAAATCTCCACACCCACACCCGTTACAGCGATGGCCTCTACTCACCCCGACGCATGATCCAGGAATACCAGCAGCGGGGCTACACCATCCTTGCCATTACCGATCACAACCACGTGACCTGGCCCTGGCCCGATCCCGATCACACCAGCCAGGAAAACTACCCGGAAATGATCCGAATTATGGGGAACGAGATATCCGATGTGCACCATCTGGGCAGCTATTTTACCAATTACAACATCGCCGGCCGCCGCTACCGTCCCATTGTGGGCCGTCTTGGACAACGCCGGGCGGAGATCACCATCCAGGATGTGCTGAAGCAGATCGGCCAGCGCCAGGGCGCGGCCGTTCTCTTTCATCCCGGCCGCTACTCTCACTCCCTGGAATGGTATTACGATCTCTTCCTCGAGTATCCCCATCTGCTGGGTCTGGAAATCATAAACCGGAATAACCGATATCCCCAGGACAGGTATCTCTGGGATTCCCTTCTCTCGGCCCTGATGCCCGAGCGGCCCCTCTGGGGATTCGCCTCGGACGACGCCCACCGGCTGGGCCACATCGGCTACGCCTTTTCTGTCTTTCCCCTGGAAGAAGCAACACCCCGGACGGTGCGCTCTGCCATGGAACGGGGAGCCTTCTACACGTCCCACACTACCACGGCCACCTCAGCTCCGGACATCACCCACATCATCCACGACCCCCGGGAGGGAACCGTGACCATTCGTTCCAGTGAGGAAGACCTGTCTCTGCGCTGGATATCTCTGGGGCGAGAGGTCCACCGGGGAGAGACCCTTCCCTACCGGGATATTCCGGGAATCGATCGCTACGTCCGGGCAGAACTGCATCGGAAACGATCCGACGGAATCACCTTCACCAACCCCTTTCCGGTCTCGTCCCGGCCGTAA
- a CDS encoding phosphatase PAP2 family protein: MAQKFFSFLAVAALVVSGGPLGALPWDWYEVSPAFPYELSLRREVAITATGLGLTGLSYLLEETNPHTTAAEYGPERLDKSDINPLDRLVVNRYNETLQVTGHALFFVALLAPFPAAANRNFSELFTLGMMYGQTLLLSYGSKETLLHFFPRYRPHAYYDDTPKEHMTDQGSRKSFFSGHATHTFAAATFATVIMADLEMERRTRYMVSAASYGLATGVAVSRVAAGRHFITDVAAGMVWGSAVGWLVPALHRRNTEAPFQLAPTLDEEGLGLEVRVPLR, from the coding sequence ATGGCACAAAAGTTTTTCTCTTTTCTTGCGGTTGCGGCCCTGGTTGTTTCGGGGGGCCCTCTGGGGGCTCTTCCCTGGGACTGGTACGAGGTTTCGCCCGCTTTTCCCTATGAACTCTCGCTCCGCCGCGAGGTGGCGATTACCGCTACCGGTCTGGGTCTTACCGGTCTCAGTTATCTTCTGGAAGAGACAAATCCCCATACCACGGCGGCGGAATACGGGCCCGAACGGCTCGACAAGAGTGACATCAACCCCCTGGACCGGCTGGTGGTGAATCGGTACAACGAGACGCTGCAGGTTACGGGGCACGCCCTCTTTTTTGTGGCCCTCCTGGCACCGTTCCCTGCAGCGGCAAATCGCAACTTCTCCGAACTTTTTACCCTGGGGATGATGTACGGCCAGACCCTGCTTCTTTCCTACGGATCCAAGGAGACACTTCTCCATTTTTTCCCGCGCTACCGGCCCCATGCCTATTACGATGATACGCCAAAGGAGCACATGACCGATCAGGGATCCCGGAAATCCTTCTTTTCGGGACATGCCACCCACACCTTTGCCGCAGCGACCTTTGCAACGGTTATCATGGCCGATCTGGAGATGGAGCGCAGGACCCGGTATATGGTGAGTGCCGCCTCCTACGGGCTTGCCACGGGAGTCGCTGTGTCCCGTGTGGCGGCAGGGAGACACTTCATTACCGATGTTGCTGCGGGAATGGTCTGGGGAAGCGCCGTGGGCTGGCTTGTTCCAGCATTGCACCGCAGAAATACCGAGGCGCCCTTCCAGCTGGCTCCCACTCTGGATGAGGAGGGGTTGGGCCTGGAGGTTCGTGTTCCGTTGCGGTAG
- a CDS encoding adenylyltransferase/cytidyltransferase family protein: protein MHTLPLSMNGVILGRFMPPHNGHLFLVDFARAMVDHLYILVCTLSSEIIPGETRFQWMQELAPHCTVLHITQEIPQAHRDSPQAPALWAQAIHQAVPGQIDRVFASEPYGHELARHLKAQFIPLDPSRSNIPVSASMIREDPWTHWEHLPPPVRPWFLRRVAVIGNPALAESLAAALRTVTAHPYQEFLRTFGNSPAFEESLSEDDCARANQATLAALARRARRVIFQALPAPEDLENLPSQARPHLIIADQPLYHSGSAFLQTSEATAETVERILISHKLLA from the coding sequence ATGCATACTCTACCACTCTCAATGAACGGCGTCATCCTGGGGCGTTTTATGCCCCCCCACAACGGTCATCTCTTCCTGGTCGATTTTGCGCGTGCCATGGTGGACCACCTCTATATTCTGGTCTGCACCCTCTCGTCGGAAATAATCCCCGGTGAAACACGATTTCAGTGGATGCAGGAGCTTGCTCCCCACTGCACAGTCCTCCATATCACCCAGGAAATCCCCCAGGCCCACCGGGATTCACCACAGGCCCCGGCCCTCTGGGCTCAGGCGATCCATCAGGCTGTGCCCGGGCAGATCGATCGCGTCTTTGCCTCGGAACCCTACGGCCACGAACTGGCCCGACATCTGAAAGCCCAATTTATCCCCCTGGACCCCTCGCGGAGCAATATTCCTGTTTCGGCATCGATGATCCGGGAAGACCCCTGGACACACTGGGAACATCTGCCCCCGCCGGTACGGCCCTGGTTTCTCCGGCGCGTTGCCGTCATAGGCAATCCCGCCCTGGCAGAGAGCCTCGCCGCAGCACTCCGTACCGTTACGGCCCATCCCTACCAGGAGTTTCTCCGCACCTTCGGGAACTCCCCTGCCTTCGAAGAATCCCTGTCGGAAGACGACTGCGCCCGGGCAAACCAGGCAACCCTCGCAGCCCTGGCACGCCGCGCCAGGCGGGTCATCTTTCAGGCACTTCCCGCCCCGGAAGATCTCGAAAACCTTCCTTCCCAGGCCCGGCCCCACCTCATTATAGCCGATCAGCCACTTTATCACTCCGGATCCGCTTTTCTCCAGACATCAGAGGCCACGGCCGAAACGGTAGAGCGAATCCTGATCTCACACAAACTCCTGGCCTGA
- a CDS encoding type II toxin-antitoxin system RelE/ParE family toxin: MNPEYKVFWTSSAEKDLLEIGKYIAKDNVEIALKKMALVEEKVKRLSYFANEGRFIPELLEYENNKYREILVYPWRVIYNLEEKNVIIIMVIDGRRNLQDILYKKLMK, translated from the coding sequence ATGAATCCAGAATATAAAGTATTTTGGACATCTTCTGCAGAAAAAGACTTGCTTGAGATAGGAAAATACATTGCAAAAGATAATGTTGAAATTGCGCTGAAAAAAATGGCTTTGGTTGAAGAAAAAGTAAAAAGATTATCATATTTCGCAAATGAGGGAAGGTTTATTCCAGAATTATTGGAGTATGAAAATAATAAGTATAGGGAAATTTTAGTATATCCATGGCGTGTCATCTATAATTTGGAAGAAAAAAATGTAATAATTATCATGGTAATCGATGGCCGCAGAAATCTGCAGGATATTTTGTATAAAAAATTAATGAAATGA
- a CDS encoding type II toxin-antitoxin system Phd/YefM family antitoxin: protein MQFDIAHDIKPVSYVKSHTADMLKYLAEKQSPIIITQNGEAKAVMLDVESYQEMQNTMAMMKLIRISEKDIQEGNLKSTEEVFSALREELQK from the coding sequence ATGCAGTTTGATATAGCACATGATATAAAGCCGGTTTCATACGTAAAAAGCCATACAGCAGATATGCTAAAGTATCTGGCGGAAAAACAAAGTCCAATAATTATTACACAGAATGGCGAAGCGAAAGCAGTTATGCTTGATGTGGAAAGTTATCAAGAAATGCAAAATACCATGGCAATGATGAAATTAATTAGAATCTCAGAGAAGGATATACAAGAAGGAAATTTAAAATCAACTGAAGAGGTTTTCTCTGCGCTAAGGGAAGAACTTCAGAAATGA
- a CDS encoding NfeD family protein, with amino-acid sequence MDSAVWAVMGGLLLLAEFGFPEFILVFFGLGALLNALVIALSPHLQGAYHLQIILWAATSCLSLLALRRYLSAWFCGAPGEPQPGPFEEDLGATAETIEPISPEHPGRIRFRGTSWQAISAGEAIPRGTTVTILGRDNVTYLVTPEEEHEPTLKEQDPHSSAEGGGDHPPN; translated from the coding sequence ATGGACAGTGCAGTCTGGGCCGTTATGGGAGGGCTGTTGTTGCTGGCAGAGTTCGGCTTTCCGGAGTTCATCCTGGTGTTCTTCGGCCTGGGAGCCCTGCTCAACGCTCTGGTGATCGCGCTCTCTCCCCATCTTCAGGGAGCCTACCATCTCCAGATAATTCTCTGGGCAGCCACCAGCTGCCTCAGCCTTCTGGCGTTGCGGCGATACCTCTCGGCCTGGTTTTGCGGAGCCCCCGGTGAGCCCCAGCCCGGCCCGTTCGAAGAAGATCTGGGCGCCACCGCCGAAACAATAGAACCAATCAGCCCGGAACACCCCGGCCGGATCCGTTTCCGGGGAACCTCCTGGCAGGCAATCTCTGCCGGCGAGGCGATCCCCCGGGGAACTACCGTAACAATCCTGGGCCGTGACAACGTCACCTACCTGGTCACCCCGGAAGAAGAACACGAACCAACCCTGAAGGAGCAGGACCCACATTCCTCCGCCGAAGGCGGCGGAGATCACCCCCCCAACTAA
- a CDS encoding SPFH domain-containing protein — protein sequence MSIFAAYISSVLLLLLVFTIFFKLIRIVPEQQAWVVEQLGKFHTILGPGLHLVIPVVQRVSYKQIMKEEVIDVPPQLCITKDNVQVSVDGILYLQVVDPEKASYGIDDYRFATAQLAQTTMRSEIGKIELDRSFSERDQINDAIVRSVDLASDPWGIKVTRYEIRDITPSATVMEAMQQQVRAEREKRAEVLSSEGIREARINSSKGDRQQSINLSQGERQRRINEAEGRAQATEIISAATAEGISLVASAIDLPQGKSAVAGRVAQQFLARLGDILQTSNTAVLPADLAQLRAVLDSLRSNTTPGGVS from the coding sequence ATGTCTATCTTCGCCGCGTATATCAGCTCGGTTCTCTTACTGCTGCTGGTCTTCACCATCTTTTTCAAGCTGATCCGGATCGTCCCCGAACAGCAAGCCTGGGTTGTAGAGCAACTGGGAAAGTTCCACACCATCCTTGGTCCGGGACTCCACCTGGTTATCCCCGTAGTGCAACGGGTCTCCTACAAGCAAATCATGAAAGAAGAGGTTATCGACGTCCCGCCCCAGCTGTGCATCACCAAGGACAACGTCCAGGTATCGGTGGACGGAATCCTCTATCTGCAAGTGGTGGATCCGGAAAAAGCCAGTTACGGTATCGATGACTACCGCTTTGCCACGGCCCAGCTTGCCCAGACCACCATGCGTTCCGAGATCGGAAAAATCGAGCTGGATCGAAGCTTTTCCGAACGGGACCAGATCAACGACGCCATCGTCCGCAGTGTTGACCTGGCCAGCGATCCCTGGGGCATCAAGGTGACCCGCTATGAAATCCGGGATATCACCCCCTCCGCCACGGTCATGGAAGCAATGCAGCAACAGGTCCGGGCAGAACGGGAAAAACGGGCCGAGGTTCTTTCCAGCGAGGGAATCCGCGAAGCCAGAATCAACAGCTCCAAGGGAGACCGCCAGCAATCGATCAACCTCTCCCAGGGAGAACGGCAGCGGCGGATCAACGAGGCCGAGGGCCGCGCCCAGGCCACGGAAATCATCTCTGCAGCCACGGCCGAAGGAATCAGCCTGGTTGCCTCGGCAATTGACCTGCCCCAGGGAAAATCAGCTGTAGCCGGCCGGGTGGCCCAGCAATTTCTGGCCAGGCTCGGCGATATCCTCCAGACAAGCAATACCGCCGTACTGCCCGCAGATCTTGCGCAGCTCCGGGCTGTTCTTGATTCCCTTCGATCCAATACGACCCCAGGAGGTGTTTCGTGA
- a CDS encoding SPFH domain-containing protein, translating into MNPLFPLQVVLTALSVVLVVSILRSLRVVPAKSVLVIERLGKYAKTLHAGFHILVPFLDRVAYTHSLKEQAIDVPTQPCFTWDNVKVDVDGVLYYRVVDPKKASYGITNYEYATVQLAQTTMRSVIGKLELDKTFEERDSINAAIVAEVDAAGSAWGVEVTRYEIQNIDVPSEILQAMEAQLRAEREKRGQIARSLGEMESKINHSVGEMEESINRSEGEKEKWINEAEGQAAEIRALASATAASLREIAKALEAPSGDEALSLQLAEQYLGELRHLARKETQVILPLNLTDMEGVLDSVRALIKS; encoded by the coding sequence GTGAATCCTCTCTTCCCCTTGCAAGTCGTTCTGACAGCCCTCTCGGTGGTGCTGGTCGTGTCCATTCTCCGCAGCCTCCGGGTGGTACCGGCAAAATCTGTTCTGGTCATCGAGCGCCTTGGCAAATATGCCAAGACCCTTCACGCAGGGTTCCACATTCTGGTTCCCTTTCTGGACCGCGTCGCCTATACCCACAGCCTGAAAGAGCAGGCAATCGATGTTCCCACCCAGCCCTGTTTCACCTGGGATAACGTCAAGGTCGATGTAGACGGAGTTCTCTACTATCGCGTGGTGGATCCCAAAAAAGCCAGTTACGGAATCACCAATTACGAGTACGCCACGGTTCAACTTGCCCAAACCACCATGCGCTCGGTCATCGGAAAACTGGAGCTGGACAAAACCTTCGAGGAACGGGACAGCATTAACGCCGCCATCGTGGCTGAAGTAGACGCTGCCGGCAGCGCCTGGGGCGTGGAAGTGACTCGCTACGAGATCCAGAACATCGATGTCCCTTCAGAGATTCTTCAGGCCATGGAAGCCCAGCTCCGGGCAGAGCGGGAGAAACGCGGACAAATAGCACGATCTCTGGGAGAAATGGAGTCAAAGATCAACCACTCCGTGGGAGAAATGGAAGAGTCCATCAATCGTTCCGAGGGTGAAAAGGAAAAATGGATCAACGAGGCCGAAGGTCAGGCCGCAGAGATCAGAGCCCTGGCCTCCGCCACGGCAGCCTCGCTTCGGGAGATTGCCAAGGCCCTGGAGGCCCCCAGCGGTGACGAGGCCCTCTCGTTGCAACTGGCAGAACAGTATCTGGGAGAACTCCGCCATCTGGCCCGCAAGGAAACCCAGGTCATCCTTCCTCTGAATCTCACGGACATGGAGGGAGTTCTTGACTCGGTCCGGGCACTGATCAAGTCCTGA
- a CDS encoding chloride channel protein, which yields MMILVDDIVMMNRWVRFAVLQTLILLTTGKWIVLAALAGVIVGIPVAAFLLLLDAGSGAVRQWQWYFLLVPLGLFLSSFLVNWLAPDAQGHGTEKVIEALHEKEGMMRLRVIPVKMVATLITLILGGSAGKEGPSAQIGAGVASGVASMLRMTPIDRQRFVQCGISAGFAGVFGTPIAAALFAAEVLHIGRFSYNRFLPSLIASYSALIVTRVLGVSHLSYNVPVQIETEIIMLLHMIGFGALLGLMAILLVSGLTRTEHLVERIPLWKPLKGALAGLVLVGIVFLTGTTNYLGVGTGVVDAALDGEAFRGIAPFFKIITTSLTLGSGGSGGILGPIFFIGATSGNYWAQILGQSVGMFSAIGMVAFLAAAANTPIAAIMMAMELFGVATGSYAAVACAVAYLVVGHVSVYPSQIIHQKKPFFMDLEVHQVEQVFDRRGIINLFRSFFRGYRDNPGRGLSLEGRTIEEESQGSGDTDDRMDY from the coding sequence ATGATGATTCTGGTAGATGATATCGTCATGATGAATCGATGGGTGCGCTTTGCGGTATTGCAAACCTTGATCCTGCTCACTACGGGCAAGTGGATTGTTCTGGCAGCTCTGGCTGGTGTAATCGTGGGGATCCCCGTGGCGGCCTTTTTGCTCCTGCTGGATGCCGGCTCGGGGGCGGTGCGGCAGTGGCAGTGGTATTTTCTTCTGGTTCCGCTGGGGCTCTTTTTGAGCAGTTTTCTGGTGAACTGGCTTGCACCTGACGCGCAGGGCCACGGCACGGAAAAGGTGATCGAGGCTCTTCACGAAAAAGAGGGTATGATGCGCCTCCGGGTTATCCCGGTGAAGATGGTGGCCACGCTGATTACCCTGATCCTGGGAGGGTCTGCGGGAAAAGAAGGCCCCAGTGCCCAGATCGGGGCGGGGGTTGCCTCGGGGGTTGCCTCGATGCTACGCATGACACCCATCGACAGACAGCGCTTTGTCCAGTGCGGGATCAGTGCGGGATTTGCCGGTGTCTTTGGTACGCCCATCGCCGCAGCACTCTTCGCGGCGGAGGTGCTGCACATCGGCCGGTTTTCCTACAATCGCTTTCTTCCTTCCCTGATCGCCTCCTACTCGGCTCTCATAGTTACCCGTGTGCTGGGGGTCAGCCACCTGAGCTATAACGTGCCTGTTCAGATCGAGACGGAGATCATCATGCTGCTCCATATGATTGGTTTCGGAGCGCTTCTGGGGCTCATGGCGATTTTGCTGGTCTCCGGTCTGACCCGAACGGAGCACCTGGTGGAGCGTATTCCCCTCTGGAAACCCCTGAAGGGGGCGCTGGCCGGGCTGGTTCTTGTGGGGATCGTTTTTCTTACGGGAACAACCAACTATCTGGGCGTTGGCACGGGTGTTGTCGATGCTGCCCTGGATGGAGAGGCTTTTCGGGGAATTGCACCGTTTTTCAAGATCATCACCACCTCCCTTACCCTGGGGTCAGGGGGAAGTGGAGGAATCCTGGGGCCGATCTTTTTTATCGGGGCCACTTCGGGTAACTATTGGGCGCAGATTCTGGGGCAGAGCGTGGGCATGTTCTCGGCGATTGGCATGGTGGCTTTTCTTGCAGCCGCTGCGAACACACCGATCGCGGCGATCATGATGGCCATGGAGCTCTTCGGGGTGGCCACCGGGAGCTATGCTGCCGTGGCCTGCGCAGTGGCGTATCTTGTGGTGGGCCATGTGAGTGTCTATCCAAGCCAGATAATTCACCAGAAGAAGCCCTTCTTCATGGATCTTGAGGTGCACCAGGTGGAACAGGTCTTTGACCGCCGGGGAATTATCAATCTTTTTCGCTCTTTTTTCCGGGGATACCGGGATAACCCCGGCAGGGGGCTTTCGCTGGAGGGAAGAACCATAGAAGAGGAATCCCAGGGGTCGGGCGACACCGACGACCGGATGGATTACTAA
- a CDS encoding putative manganese-dependent inorganic diphosphatase, whose product MERVFVAGHKNPDMDSTCAAHCYAALKQRLNPGFTYLPIRSGPLSDQIQEVFAQAGISVPPHYDTIAPTVGLVARRSPVLIAPDDPVLEVFNAVKIRTISSVPVIAQDSTFAAMVGVNEITSYVASQNQEHRPIYTFLVENFEKVLPGTLLQRGAQNRFDASLVTSAMPVEQSLKRLKRMESPPLLVVGHIPEIIACAVKNQFPAIVLTGITSPREIEKLIKGYKGSVFLSETDTAESIRMLRLSSPVSTIMDTQVPRLQADMPFDEAKALLLSSSYRGLPVFEGEEFIGIVSRRSFIERPRPKLIMVDHNELSQAVDGAEQAELLEIVDHHRLAPPSTNSPIEVTTRVVGSTCTLIYEEFSARGFAIEPDIALLLLSGIISDTVNLQSPTTTEADRRAILRLETITSISAAEHAQKLFAQIKALGQREPQEIILSDFKLYEQKGIPFGIGQVEVTTLSDSASYRDRLLQALEDVANQKRIDWAMLMVTDVIKRDSLLLSSGYPAGETLLPFRKQAERTFDLSGVLSRKKQLLPEIMRVLSKAGAQ is encoded by the coding sequence TTGGAACGAGTATTTGTTGCAGGACACAAGAATCCTGACATGGACAGCACCTGTGCAGCCCATTGCTACGCCGCACTAAAGCAACGCCTGAACCCGGGCTTTACCTATCTGCCCATTCGCAGCGGTCCTCTGAGCGATCAGATCCAGGAAGTCTTTGCCCAGGCCGGGATTTCCGTTCCTCCCCACTACGATACGATCGCTCCCACAGTGGGGCTCGTGGCACGCCGAAGCCCCGTACTGATCGCTCCCGACGATCCAGTGCTGGAGGTTTTCAACGCCGTCAAGATACGAACCATCAGCTCCGTCCCCGTTATTGCCCAGGACTCAACCTTTGCAGCCATGGTAGGCGTAAACGAGATCACCTCCTACGTGGCGTCTCAAAACCAGGAGCACCGTCCGATCTATACCTTTCTTGTGGAAAACTTCGAGAAGGTCCTGCCGGGAACACTCCTTCAGCGGGGCGCACAAAACCGCTTTGATGCTTCACTGGTCACCTCGGCAATGCCGGTGGAGCAGTCCCTGAAACGCCTGAAGCGCATGGAGTCGCCTCCGCTACTGGTGGTGGGCCACATACCGGAGATTATTGCCTGCGCCGTGAAGAATCAGTTCCCTGCGATCGTTCTCACGGGAATAACGTCGCCCCGGGAGATTGAAAAACTGATTAAAGGATACAAGGGATCCGTTTTTCTCTCCGAAACCGATACAGCCGAGTCGATCAGGATGCTTCGCCTGAGCTCACCGGTCTCCACCATCATGGACACTCAGGTGCCCCGTCTGCAGGCAGATATGCCCTTCGATGAGGCAAAAGCGCTCCTCCTGAGCTCCTCCTACCGGGGGCTTCCCGTCTTTGAGGGGGAGGAGTTTATCGGTATCGTGAGCCGCCGGTCCTTTATCGAACGCCCCCGGCCAAAACTCATCATGGTGGATCACAACGAGCTCTCTCAGGCCGTGGACGGCGCGGAGCAGGCGGAACTTCTGGAGATAGTCGATCATCATCGTCTTGCCCCTCCCTCCACAAACAGCCCCATCGAGGTGACAACCCGTGTTGTGGGCAGCACCTGCACGCTTATCTACGAAGAGTTCTCGGCCCGAGGATTTGCCATCGAACCCGATATTGCCCTGCTCCTCCTGTCGGGTATTATCTCCGATACGGTGAATCTTCAGTCTCCCACCACCACCGAAGCAGACCGGCGGGCCATTCTTCGTCTTGAGACAATCACGAGCATCTCCGCCGCAGAGCACGCCCAGAAACTTTTTGCCCAGATAAAAGCCCTGGGCCAGCGGGAACCCCAGGAGATCATCCTCTCGGACTTCAAACTCTACGAGCAAAAGGGCATTCCCTTTGGTATCGGACAGGTGGAGGTAACCACCTTGAGCGACTCCGCCTCCTATCGTGATCGACTGCTCCAGGCCCTGGAGGATGTGGCCAACCAGAAGCGTATCGACTGGGCCATGCTCATGGTAACGGACGTGATCAAACGGGACAGCCTGCTTCTTTCCAGCGGCTATCCTGCGGGAGAAACACTCCTCCCCTTCCGGAAGCAGGCAGAACGAACCTTCGATCTTTCGGGAGTCCTCTCCCGAAAGAAGCAGCTTCTGCCGGAAATCATGCGGGTTCTTTCAAAGGCCGGGGCTCAATAG
- a CDS encoding MarC family protein, producing MSIYAAAVTLFLVVDPLGNIPIFLGLLGNVDPARRKAIILREMVIALAILSAFLFFGKYILQGMHISQPALSIGGGVILFLIALRMIFPHHVIPATEGNSTPGAQSAEEPLVVPMAVPLIAGPSTMATLILLATQHPDRIMDWFLALLVAWLCAALVLFSAEGLRRVLGRRGLAAVERLMGMILTTMAVQMLLGGVEMFVENLGIVGL from the coding sequence ATGAGTATTTACGCAGCGGCGGTCACGCTATTTCTGGTGGTCGATCCCCTGGGAAACATCCCGATTTTTCTGGGACTCCTGGGTAACGTGGACCCCGCCCGGAGAAAGGCAATCATTCTGCGCGAGATGGTCATTGCCCTGGCCATCCTCTCGGCTTTTCTCTTCTTCGGAAAATATATTCTCCAGGGAATGCATATATCCCAGCCCGCCCTGAGCATCGGCGGCGGGGTGATCCTCTTTCTGATCGCCCTCCGCATGATCTTTCCCCACCATGTTATTCCCGCCACAGAGGGGAACAGCACTCCCGGAGCACAATCTGCCGAGGAACCTCTGGTGGTTCCCATGGCGGTTCCCTTGATCGCCGGTCCTTCCACCATGGCCACGCTGATTCTTCTGGCCACGCAGCACCCGGATCGGATCATGGACTGGTTTCTGGCACTTCTTGTGGCCTGGCTTTGCGCAGCCCTGGTGCTGTTCTCGGCCGAAGGGTTGCGGCGTGTTCTGGGCCGTCGGGGGCTGGCTGCGGTGGAACGGCTTATGGGCATGATCCTTACCACCATGGCGGTGCAGATGCTCCTGGGCGGGGTTGAGATGTTTGTGGAAAACCTGGGTATTGTGGGTCTCTAG